TTCACGCACAATTTTGCTACTTTGCTACTGTCTAGACGAACTGTCAACAATCATATTGTGTAGATTTAAGAtaggaaaataattaatttaatgtttaactAACATTTCTATCCAATCTTAGctgttctttttatttttcttattatttatatgctaCAAAATGATAGACAACCTAGCTAAATGAAGATCGATAATGAATACTGCCGTGAACAATTGCAACTAATCCGTTATTCCTTTTCATGTGAACTTTAAACCCAAAACTCATATAAAATTCCATTTCAACTCACCCTCGGGCATTAGACCCTTAAGTGATTCACATGGCTCCCATTCGAAAACTATCATTAATTTACCTATAGGTATGTATCCGAAGGAATTGTATTGGAAAAGATACAATCTGTCGCAGCGTcgtttataaaatttgattccgatctaatatatattatcaaatcAACGATGATTTTTAGAATcaagaaaaaaatctttagTCTATAGAATATAGAACGTGAATAGTAACGCCTCACTCCAAGTGAGAGGATACTCGTAGTGGAGTGGAGGAGTTTCATAATCGTATTCCATTCGATAtctaaaagaataaaataaataagttagaTTGTATGACTCGATAATGAACCAACAAACTTATATGTAATAGTGAAACTTTGAATTTGCAGGTAATCATATCCAAGAATAACTGACTCTTTTCCATCGAAGAGAAAGAATCAACCAAAACAAACGTatctaattatataattttaattaatatcattccagaatattatgtttttgatttGTGGAACCCGtcataaatttcataaacCATTATTATAAGGCAGAAAATTTAATCAATGGGGAAGTGTAACTCTCCCAGGACTGGAAATCTTATTTGTTTAAACTTCACATTGAACCATctcagtaaattatttatttaaatcaaatccttcgtaaaatttattcattaccaaagatatttcaagaaaataactctgtgcaaataatattaagttagtaaagaaaataatggtttattttctttactaacttaatatttttaaaaatgtagagcAGCCTACGcgttttttacaaaatactgGTTGTAAAAACTTGCTATTTATATCTAGTTAATCGTTAGTCTTAGAATAGAATTCGCCTGGGTTGGGCAGCATTCGGCAAGCTAAGCTATATATTTAAGTCGTCAATCCCTCAGAGTTTAAAAACGCGAGCATTTAACCAGTGCATCCTACCTGTAATGACGTACGGAGCCGAAACGTGGACTCTTACATGCGGACTCATCCATAAGTTCAACGTTGCGCAGCGAGCTATGGAACGAGCTATGTTAGGAGTTTCTTTGTCGGATAAAATTCGTAACGAGGTTATCCGACAAAGAACCAAAGTAACCGACATAGCCCGCAAAATAAGCACGTTGAAGTGGCGGTGGGCTGGCCATGTGTGTAGGAGAACAGACGGCCGATGGAGTCGGCATGTGCTTGAATGGAGACCACGTACAGGCAAGCGTAGTGTAGGACGCCCTGCGGCGCGTTGGACTGACGACTTAAAGAAGGTGGCCGGCATTGGGTGGATGCGGTATGCCGAAGAAAGAGGAAAGTGGCGCGATCTGGGAGAGGCCTacgtccagcagtggacgggAATAGGCTGATGTGATGATGATGTGATGTGATGTGATGAATCGTTAGTctcatacaatatatttttacaattcgAATAGTATATAGGTACAGTTATAAgtacaaatacaatttatagaCTAATTGATAGATATAGAACACATATAGAAtcacagaatataatattgtctaCAGTTTATGAAAACACTTTGCTTATTAAATTCCATAGATATAAACCAGCACCTTTGTCAGTACATAAAAGGCACATGGTATGCAATAAATACCTTGATAAATACCTATGTCAATAGTTTACATTACCAATTATTaacataactttttaaaatggtGTCACTATTTCCTAATAACGGTCAAAGTAAggtttgatatattattttatatgggTAATGTGTTCATAtaattgattataaataacctcaatgatgatgaaataaaaatgaaaggtTTAATCTTTTAAAACGAATTATGAACAACATTGTAACgtcttttatattaaaagaacacagacaagatattttaaatattaataattttaaacaaaatttaatttgtatcataaatttgaattatattgCGGTTGGTGGCCGTTGCGGGTCGTGGATATATTtaaaacctaaaatataacaagaaccttaaaataataaacaatgcatagccaaaattaaatcaaCTTTTCACTTTAACGCGGCGGGAGGCTTAATAAATTCATGACTTATAACGCGCTTCAGTTTACAGAATatttacaaaagaaaattgtgCCATTATTCATGCGATTGCGGTTTAATTGGTTTCACAAAATAACTAGATAATACAAAGCATTTTAGCATGCGACAACAAAATGCCTCACACTCATTAAGCTTTTGCCACATTAAAGTATGACGTTTCGGGGTTTAGGCAATTAAACAATCTAAATAACAGTATATCTTTCAAACGaatttcatttaacatttaaccaAGTAAGTAGGTAGCGTTTCCTGTTTTGGACAATTTAAAACATCACAAAcgtataagtaattaattactttaaaaaagaTTCAATAAGTGTTCAAGACAAATTTAAAGAAGCTTTTTTTCAGTCGCCTTCGTTGAAAATTGGCCGCTAATAAATCCACAACACGTAGctgttattatttttggtCATTTAGcttttatctataaaattgGGTCGCATATTTAGGAAAAGAAAAGTGCATTTCAGTTGAACAAATTTCtcattttctataatattataaaagcggTAAATTCGTTTCTCTCTTACATTATGGCAAAAGGTCTGTTTGCGAGAAGATGTGAACATGCAATGAACATGACGATTGGACAATATTTATTGCTTGTCAAATACATAACATCTCTTATGCCCAGTTTACAGTATCTAGTGttattaaagataatttattcataacaaGCGTACAGTATTTTTAagatacctaatattatgtacttatggAATCAGTTAAGTTTGAATCAACCGAAGTGTGCCGAAGTTAACATGTTctccatttaaaatatttttaattttgacaaaaaattagtaattaaatctaatatataaaaatcaatgccacttttcgttgtaattccataactcgagaacggctgaaccgatttcgataattctttttttattatattccttgaagtacgaggatggttcttatgtagagaaaacgttaatatgtaccacgggcgaagccggggcggaccgctagttaaatatatgtatagctAAGCTTAGTACCTATTCATATAAATAGACAGTTCTGGATAATTTTCGTCATTTGGTAAACTGTTTCACTGTGGTTtcactaattaattatctaacaCGGGATAATTAGGGATACATACATACGAGCACTGAGCAGGTAGGTAGTCGTTACAGCAGAGTGCGGACCAGTTACGGTCTGATGATCTGATCTGACCTTTTATCATTAGCGTATTTATTGAAGGTAAAGGTACATGTTATATAATTAGGCTTTATGTAGGATATTCCTTTCAAGAACAAAGTTAGCGCAAACGCAACATGAATCAccaattcataattatttccaATTTCTTCCAGATAATAGCGCCTCCTGTATATATGACGACTGTAGTTTTAATAGAAAACGATAGTAGGAAAACGCGTATCAAATGTTTATTCAAATGCAGCTAGATATCATTATTCACAAACTGAATGAACTTTCAATGCCGAGtccattattgtcaattttaaatcaaaccaAGCGAAATTCCTATAATCTATCACGATAACAGCATTTCCATATTCCCGCtgacattttgaaattctgaAAGAGCTTCACCAAAGCTTCACCTTTCAACGAATCTGCTCAAAGCATGAATCTATGAAATTATAATCTGACTTCGCATCGACATCAATTCTCATTTCATTTGAGAATCACATTCGATTAAACACAGCAAACGCAAATGTCAGGCTCGGTGACTTAAGCTTTCCTGTAtaggattttaattttatccccCTATTTAAACATCCAGCGGAATTAAACGTGTAAAAGTTTTGCTCGAATTCACGTAGCTTTATATTTGCGAGAGCGGAATATGTAAGGTGGTGTAAGTAACATTTGTACGACATGTAGGTAAATCTCTACGCGAAGATTTCATGTTTAACGACTTCCACATTAGACTTACCTGAGGTATCGTTTACGCAATTGCTTCTAGGAACTCGAACAATTTTCTCATCATGGCCTCAATGTATTAAATCGTTCCTGGCGAAGTAAAAGGACGCCCGGGAATCAGGCGTTTTAGTTGATTAACTTACAAATTCAAGAGTCAACGCTTTTCCTTCCAATAAGTTTAGTTATTACAAATCTATATCACCTGGAATAAATCTAATTTCGCTtctcaataattttaaattaaagtttattgattattatttttatggattACGTTAAAACTTCGTGTTTACTATCTAAGTAcctgtttatttttcattgaatACTTTCTATGTACCTACAGTGAAACCTGGTTAAGTAAGACCTCAAGGGACCTGCAATGTCGTTTCACTTGAGGTATTCCACTTACCCAGTGTCTCAGATAtacaggtataaataaatatctgtctCATTAACAGAGGGTTCCATTAATAGAGGTGAGAATACAGGTTATTTCAGTTATACAGATGcgatcataaaaaaaacatctgtATGATAGTAAAGCGAAACTAAAACTGAAGGTAATTGAAGCTCAAAATTTGTACTTACGAACTTGGAATTACGTGTGGAATTTGTGGGTAGAATAAGAATGAGTAGGTAAACAAACAATGTTATCTCAGTTACAGAGGtttatgcatataaaatttactcgCTGTCTCAGTTATAGAGGTAACTATGATGATAAAACGAAAGAACAAATCCCAGATATAGAGGTTTACCTCGTCCCACTAGCAGAGGTAATACAGTGCCAAAGTGTTGGGACCTCAGCATGAGTTCCAGTAATGGAGGTTTCTCACTTATCCAGGTCCCACTTAACCAAGTTTCACTGTATTTCACTTAAACAATGCACACTGTTAAGTTcttaaatcttaattaaaGACAAAAAACAATCCGCTATCGTTATGCAAAAAATACCTACGACAAAACTCAGTATTTTTACGAAACAAAATGAACTAGAGCCTTACAAATGAAAGacaaataaatcttaaatatGCGAAATGGAGTGTTTTCTCGCAGAGCGGTGAAAATTGATTTTCTTATTGAAAAGGAAACATGTAAGTCGCGAATGACTAAAATAATTACGAACTACAATAAATCTGAAACAAAAGTTCGCAGTGAGTTTGATGTATTTTCAAGCTTTTGGAATTTCAATGTGCTTAACGCCTTCAAGACATTCATAACATTGTttgacaaaaaatacaaaggaTTTTTAGTATTTCCTTGTACTTTTCGCTTCTGGTGTTTCTAAGACAGCCTTTGTTGCGACCCTTGAAGCTTCGCGACTTGTTCGCGACAGTCACAATCTTTTTCGTTTGACATTTTAGTCGAGTATTCTACATACTTAATGCTCTATCTATCTTTAACtgattaatttcataaaaatatattattttttttaactaaatgaataaaatgatatttaatattgattaagtaggtatgtgattaataaatattttataaatatattattgttatttaaataaataagtaactaGTTACATAGTTTAACTCcagaaattgtaaaaaataaaaaatagaaatgctTACGAATATAGGTGCCTGAAATAGCCTTCACTTCtctaaaaatttcaataattttcctCCGCCTACGTAGATTTCACCGGTTAGGTTGTacgaatattatttataggtatttttaattaccctaatcataattagattatttattatataaataactatgcatactacaaataattattctttattacacgacaaatacaatattaatcaCTTTGAATCCACCTTCGTCATAGCTGCCGTGCCTTCGTCTGAATGGCATAATGTTACTCTATGGCATAATGGTTTTTGTTACTACCGTCAAAacattaaattcaaaaattctGATACTCGTACTTGCATGGGAAAGTATAAATAGACATTAATTTTCCGGTAATTTTGACAACTTTATTAGTTGTAGCTTCATTTTTAACTGTTAaggaatgaaatgaaaaaattgagatatttatttttttctaatacctatttatgataataattaatatctacatttaatataatatttaaaatttagagCTAAGAACTCTCCTATTCTTTATTTCCGTAactagatatttataaataggtcATTAATTTGTATGATATCTGTCCAATTCACTACTAAAATcgcaaataaacattaaaacaatacataaacCACTTTTTCAATGGAGTGTGAAAGACTTAACGACCGCAAAGTTAGTAGCAAGTTCATAAATTAGGGctaatttgaattaataattgCGCAAACCACGAAAAAGCAATTATAGGAGGAAATATTATTCTAACGACTTTAGTCTGCTTTTCTGAAATCCTTTCGGAACCGAAACTTTGTTAATGCTATAAGCGGTTTGTGTCAAAACTACATGAATATTTAATCAGATTATACCAACGGTCTCTGTAAAGTACACACAGGTTTAGACTTTAGGCTTTATAAAATGAAGGAAGATCGAagatttaaacaatttataagtTGGATccttaataaacattattttcactatttattatgaataacaatataaatatgtatgtgtatgttttccctactattattatttattattgcacTACCCATGCAATACGATAAATTGAGCTTTGAggacttaaaataaataaatctcgtaaaaaatatgtatttacaatttattacacatGTATAACAATTTACAATGAATTGTATAACAATTCACAATTATTCACGTCAAATCAGGCACATCACCTATCCACCAAAACACTAAACTGTTCTCTGCGTCTTTAGAATATTTAATGTCGCTGAAACTTTCTTCGTTACACATTTTGTCTTCATtgtttaattctttatttattgcacTAAGAGGGTCTATAAAATGATATTGTCCAGATCCAGTAGCTAGTATGGGTCTGCATGGATGTATTGATATACTATTACAGCAGTCTTTATGTAGAGGAAActgtaaagataaatatacaaaggttatattttacagaagAAAAATAtgggatatatttttaattggatTTTACACTTGTATTACCaaaaatgtactttttattttgattgaataaaaacaatgtaaactGATGtagttgtattttattttaactttgaaactgtttttacttatttgaattatttctaGTAAAGTAGTAAgtatcatacaaaaataatgtgtTTTGGACAATCCCAAAGAAAGCATTACTTATTACCTTTCCACCCATTCTAAGTGAATCTTTGTAGTTGTTTTAAGGAACGAAATTTTTAAGAATGtagtaaagaaaatatttatactcaCTCTATAAGAAACATTATCCGTATCGTCCATAGCATCTAATTCATCTTTccagttaattttattcaaatccCATACTTTGACACTCCCGTCGCTACCACCAGTAACTAAATACTTCCCACATGGTGATATATCGAAGTATATCCTCTGATTTGTGTCTACTGCTCTACTCAGTATGTTTAAAGGCCTTCTATAATAGCGAATGTCCCATACTAACAATCTGTGGTCTTTTCTTGCACCAGATACCAGTCGTAAACCGTCACTTGTAAACTTCATGTGTGTTACTCCACCTAAAACAGATTTTTCGTATTGTTATTACATCACTACATCTCAGTAGCAATCACATTTCTTACAGAAAAAATTAGAAATACACAGTCTTTAATTAAGACAATGAATGATAtagaattttaaatgataattgtatctaaatttttaagtttttactattttagtgtcagtttttgtttaaatttcgTATACGTATACCTGAATGGCCATGCATTTTTCCAATGCTCTTATATGTACCCGTTTCACTGATGTTATAAAGAGAAATACTTGTGTTCCAAGAGCCTACAGctaataaattactatttgTAGTAAAACATGAAGCTGgagaatttattttgtgttcaCAAAATTCTCTACCAGGTCTGAAAAACagaaggaaaatattttaacttcaaTTTAAATGAATCCACTATACCTACTCACATTATAGTATATTCTAAAGAAAGATACCCTTTTCCCTACTTTATACCTATGAGGTTTATTGCCTTAATAACTCTTGATTTCAATCAAGCTAGCTTATAGCTAAGGTATGTACATTACTTTTTATActactaataaaaaatcaaatttaccTACCTTACAAAATACAggtataaaattcaaaattaacaaaCCTTTCAACATCAAAAGTCCTCAACACTTTCTTATAGCCAGCTACTATTCTAGAACCATCATCTATAAATGTGCATGATATAGCTGGTTCCATCTCATCCACAGCATTGAAGCCTCTGTATGAACATCGGAGCGATCCATCAAATGCATCCCACATTTGTACTGGTGCATTTTGCTTTGTTGTTATCCAACTGTAAATAGTTTAATCAAATAAAGGTACAAATTGGTAATGTATAAAACCAGCTTATagacaattaaataatattatgtatgattttaatagataatcaaaatttttatagctgaatacttataaagaaataaatataaagaaaacttGATTTTCATTGctcatttaatgtttttttaactgctttaaattgataaataaaacgttCCTTACCAACAGCTTTCAGGGACACTACTATTCATTCCAGGATACCAACAAAAGTCATATACCAAACCAGCTTCCTTTATATGAATAACTGGTTCTAAAACGTCTATAGTTCTATTAGcagtaacatcaccactgtaAAGATCACGAGGCAGTTCCATAACATGCACTCCGTCATTGTTAACCACACACAAGCAACACGTTCCGTCTGGTGACCATTTACAACCCCTTAGATAAGGTTGTATATCATGTGTAACTTTAGGTGACCGGGACCACGATGCACTACATAATTCTACCAGTGTTTTGCTCGTGAACAATGCCGGGTATGTAAATAAACTTTCGGAACTGTATTCAATGTTTTCTGTATTGGTGGTGCTCAATATAATAGATTTTTCTGATGGATCTTCAATACACATTTCTTCAGTATTGTTGCAATTTTCAATCATTTTTCATCGATagttactttataaaaaaatctacaacGATAAATATTTGACCCAGCTTTCGACCACAGGATTCAACCACGTCCGTCAAAGTGACGTCTGTCACTAAAACGTTCGAGAATACGGGAGTCGCGTTCAGTTTAGTGAAACTAACTTACCGCAAGCACAGAAATGTgtcgaatatattttaatgctttaataactttattatgaaataaattctcTTAAGGACGCATTTTAATTACGGTTTCCAACAGTTAAATTAAAGGTAATCGGAAAACTAtctctataattatttaaataaataaacaatattatatacaaattacTACCTACGTAggtgttacatattattttaaatcagccatacaatattattttgtcattcaaacaatattttatattgttgttaCGTCGTTACATAACATAAAGTCTGTTCTGTGCATAAagtatacatattttagcaCCTGTGAAAGGTCGCTTCTAGTTTTGTGGATATCTAAAAAGATTGAAGGTATGTGGAGCtcgaatatataataattattgatgttgtatttgtttttattcaaataaaataactgaaaataacattaaaacatacataattaattgtttagtAAGGATCTTACGGATGTAACTAATGAATTAATAGCGATACCGGAATAAGGGAAAGATTCATAAATCATTCCCAAAAAtagattttcataatttattatcgtGGCCTCAGTCTATAGTTGTTCTTCTCTCGCATTCTCTCGTCTCCAACTTCTCTCcaacgttaaaaataaattatagtctttcaaataaaatgtcaaatattCTAAATACCTCTGTGGACATTGCTTGTGACCACCGAGTTGTCAATTAGAAACTGACTTTGACTTTTCTAGACCTACTCTGTTCCAATCacaattttcatgtttttatgtttttgctAAGGAACGAACGTATCATCCGTAGggtcaaaataattaaaattaaaaactcttTTTCTTTATCTACGTAGTTTTCTTCACAGTACTTAAAACTATTATCGTTTAGATTAgcataatgttattaattagcGAGGataaaatctgtaaataatttgtaaaataacattttttgtgCGCTCTTTTTCCCTGTAAATatacgtaaataatatttttagatgaATCTTAGACTTGTAAATCGTGGGTTTCGGTTTGCGGTGCGAAGTTTGAAAACCATGTCGTTCCCGGATACACCTGCGAAGGCATCAATATGTTGCGAAAACGTAGAAGGAACACCACCAACGTATGCGATGTATGAAGCATTGAAGGAATCTTGCCAAAACAATGCCCAATATTTTCAGCCAGATGAAAGTGAGAATGGACAACGTCTTTATCAGGGTTTCGTGACTCTTATAGACCATATAGAAACTGTGTGGCCGCTCGTCGATCGAGTTAGAAAGGTATTttgttattcaaaataattttaattaaattgtattttaataagaaattagCAACCCATAGAAACTATGCCCTAACCATAACTTGTACCTTAAAATGCCAccttcaatatttaaatattttatatttatggaaATCTCACatttaaatatcttaatattaatatagcttaacttaaaattaacaactTGTGGAAATTGAACTGGAAATTGTTTCATCAATTACAAAGCTTAAATAATAGTATTCTCAGCATAATTTAATGATTAATAACACTgatatattcaaataaatgattaaggAAAATACATTTCTGCTTCTactatattacaatttataattacatgtgttaaaataacaccaccaatcaatcaataaatttatgaataaaattaattagaaaaataaaataaagagttGATCTTAGCCcaatatacatacatttaatCATAGAGCAATGAACCGGAACACCAGCTGTTGGCAGATTGAACACATGTTCCCTCAAATCATGTCATGGGTCATTGAGATTATACATAACAGATAAACATTACACACCTAACCAATATATCCATGCTATAGCAtgactaataatttaaaacaaaaatttgtatttaaaaaataagagtaaattttttttattaaatcaagcTTACAGTTCTTATTGAT
The sequence above is a segment of the Colias croceus chromosome 14, ilColCroc2.1 genome. Coding sequences within it:
- the LOC123697198 gene encoding telomerase Cajal body protein 1 homolog, whose amino-acid sequence is MIENCNNTEEMCIEDPSEKSIILSTTNTENIEYSSESLFTYPALFTSKTLVELCSASWSRSPKVTHDIQPYLRGCKWSPDGTCCLCVVNNDGVHVMELPRDLYSGDVTANRTIDVLEPVIHIKEAGLVYDFCWYPGMNSSVPESCCWITTKQNAPVQMWDAFDGSLRCSYRGFNAVDEMEPAISCTFIDDGSRIVAGYKKVLRTFDVERPGREFCEHKINSPASCFTTNSNLLAVGSWNTSISLYNISETGTYKSIGKMHGHSGGVTHMKFTSDGLRLVSGARKDHRLLVWDIRYYRRPLNILSRAVDTNQRIYFDISPCGKYLVTGGSDGSVKVWDLNKINWKDELDAMDDTDNVSYRFPLHKDCCNSISIHPCRPILATGSGQYHFIDPLSAINKELNNEDKMCNEESFSDIKYSKDAENSLVFWWIGDVPDLT